The following are encoded in a window of Streptomyces sp. 11x1 genomic DNA:
- a CDS encoding molybdopterin-dependent oxidoreductase: MKLRVSSPVFKGGLHDARTATSIGRLLGPAFVVCFVTGLVSHFMQHPPGWLAPGIPSRPAWGYRFTQGLHVASGIAAIPLLLAKLWTVYPRLFAWPPTRSFRHALERLSIALLVAGAVFELATGLLNTAQWYPWPFSFVPVHYAVAWLVTGALLLHIAVRAPEIRAHWSRRSPGTLALPAQDAADRRSLLAAVGAAVGAVTLTTVGQSFTPLKGLILFAPRHPDRGPQGLPVNRTAAAAGVGRIADEEYRLVVDGPRRYTLTLDELRALPQHEVELPIACVEGWSKSAHWSGVRVVDLLERAGARPDARVRVVSLQLRGGYRVSEMGHEHARDPLTLLALRLNGGELDPDHGYPVRLIAPNRPGVLQTKWVGRLEVLS, translated from the coding sequence ATGAAACTGCGTGTCTCTTCGCCGGTGTTCAAGGGCGGCCTGCATGACGCCCGCACGGCGACCTCCATCGGCCGACTGCTGGGGCCGGCGTTCGTCGTCTGCTTCGTCACGGGTCTGGTCAGCCACTTCATGCAACACCCGCCGGGCTGGCTGGCCCCCGGCATCCCCAGTCGCCCGGCGTGGGGTTACCGGTTCACCCAGGGCCTGCACGTCGCCTCCGGCATCGCGGCGATCCCCCTGCTGCTGGCCAAGCTGTGGACGGTCTACCCTCGGTTGTTCGCGTGGCCGCCGACACGGTCGTTCCGGCACGCGCTGGAGCGTCTGTCGATCGCGCTGCTGGTGGCCGGCGCCGTCTTCGAGCTGGCGACCGGGCTGTTGAACACGGCTCAGTGGTACCCGTGGCCGTTCTCGTTCGTACCGGTGCACTACGCGGTGGCGTGGCTGGTGACGGGGGCGCTGCTGCTGCACATCGCGGTCAGGGCGCCGGAGATCCGGGCGCACTGGAGTCGGCGGTCGCCCGGGACGCTCGCACTGCCGGCGCAGGACGCGGCCGACCGGCGGTCGCTGCTGGCCGCGGTGGGGGCAGCTGTCGGGGCTGTCACCCTCACCACGGTGGGCCAGTCCTTCACCCCGCTGAAGGGCTTGATCCTGTTCGCGCCCCGTCACCCCGATCGGGGTCCGCAGGGCCTGCCCGTCAACCGGACGGCCGCTGCGGCCGGGGTGGGCCGGATCGCCGACGAGGAGTACCGCCTGGTCGTGGACGGCCCGCGGCGGTACACCCTGACGTTGGACGAGCTGCGCGCACTGCCGCAGCACGAGGTGGAGCTGCCGATCGCGTGCGTGGAGGGCTGGAGCAAGTCGGCACACTGGTCGGGTGTGCGGGTCGTGGATCTACTGGAGCGGGCGGGCGCGCGGCCGGATGCGCGGGTGCGGGTGGTGTCCTTGCAGCTGCGCGGTGGCTACCGGGTGTCGGAGATGGGGCACGAGCACGCCCGGGATCCGCTGACTCTGCTCGCCCTGCGCCTGAACGGAGGGGAACTCGACCCCGACCACGGCTACCCGGTGCGGCTCATCGCCCCGAACCGGCCCGGTGTGCTGCAGACCAAGTGGGTCGGTCGACTGGAGGTGCTGTCATGA